A single region of the Sandaracinaceae bacterium genome encodes:
- a CDS encoding AgmX/PglI C-terminal domain-containing protein, with protein sequence MTLPSNTPASPHRPKTAALLAYAEDALSPDGRRRLERHLFGAAADEPGCDVCQKELAAIRLYDGLVDDVEAEAPEVDFSRMELKLAREAQRISVEMQQVKRPSRWPLFAAAAAAALLLAWLAWPAPAPQVAERPPAPAIPDPADDVAPAPAESPALMPVVTLASAAYRVDGQVDGQRAPLVVGETVPEGARVATEPGGAAHVRLLDGTGFALHADAALSLTRAREDGVELTLERGAVSHAVTGFAHESRYVVLAGGYEVEVVGTRFVVAYVETELSIDLREGALEVRTPEGETLRLEAPARWRSGGAAEGGAAEGDDQAEIAAPWALSADEPRTRVSLSHPDLVRWAVDGAELEGEAPIALAMRRGEHEVRGWDARGRLHTALLRVGDVPVEIDPGALVPEAPRVRPGNLTTEQIAPVLQRGRRLIQRCYETALRRGGTVQSHIRLRVSVGHLGEVTRAQVLGLEGNDEMTTCIGNYASRWTFPPPGGPVTFEVPLTLSATQ encoded by the coding sequence GTGACCCTCCCGTCGAACACGCCCGCGAGCCCGCACCGCCCCAAGACGGCGGCGCTGCTGGCCTACGCGGAGGACGCGCTGTCACCCGACGGGCGGCGCCGGCTCGAGCGGCACCTCTTCGGGGCCGCGGCTGACGAGCCTGGCTGCGACGTCTGCCAGAAGGAGCTCGCCGCGATCCGGCTCTACGACGGGCTGGTGGACGACGTCGAGGCGGAGGCGCCCGAGGTCGACTTCTCCCGCATGGAGCTGAAGCTGGCGCGCGAGGCGCAGCGGATCAGCGTCGAGATGCAGCAGGTGAAGCGCCCCTCGCGCTGGCCCCTCTTCGCGGCGGCGGCCGCGGCGGCGCTGCTGCTCGCGTGGCTGGCGTGGCCGGCACCCGCCCCGCAGGTGGCCGAGCGTCCCCCCGCGCCGGCGATACCGGATCCGGCGGACGACGTCGCGCCTGCGCCCGCGGAGTCCCCGGCCCTGATGCCCGTCGTCACCCTCGCCTCCGCCGCCTACCGGGTCGACGGCCAGGTCGACGGCCAGCGCGCGCCGCTCGTGGTCGGCGAGACGGTGCCGGAGGGGGCCCGCGTGGCGACCGAGCCGGGCGGCGCGGCGCACGTGCGCCTGCTCGACGGGACGGGCTTCGCGCTCCACGCGGACGCGGCGCTGAGCCTCACGCGCGCCCGGGAGGACGGCGTGGAGCTGACCCTCGAGCGCGGCGCCGTGTCCCACGCGGTGACCGGCTTCGCGCACGAGAGCCGCTACGTCGTGCTGGCGGGGGGCTACGAGGTCGAGGTCGTCGGCACGCGCTTCGTCGTCGCCTACGTCGAGACGGAGCTGTCGATCGACCTGCGCGAGGGCGCGCTCGAGGTGCGGACCCCCGAAGGCGAGACCCTGCGGCTCGAGGCCCCCGCGCGCTGGCGCTCGGGCGGCGCGGCGGAGGGCGGCGCGGCGGAGGGTGACGACCAGGCTGAGATCGCGGCGCCGTGGGCGCTGTCGGCCGACGAGCCCCGCACCCGCGTGAGCCTGAGCCACCCCGATCTGGTCCGCTGGGCGGTGGACGGCGCGGAGCTCGAAGGCGAGGCGCCCATCGCGCTCGCGATGCGCCGCGGCGAGCACGAGGTCCGCGGCTGGGACGCGCGCGGGCGGCTGCACACCGCGCTCCTGCGCGTCGGCGACGTTCCGGTCGAGATCGACCCCGGCGCGCTCGTGCCCGAGGCGCCCCGCGTCCGGCCGGGGAACCTCACCACCGAGCAGATCGCGCCCGTGCTCCAGCGCGGCCGCCGGCTCATCCAGCGCTGCTACGAGACCGCGCTCCGCCGCGGCGGCACCGTGCAGAGCCACATCCGGCTCCGCGTCTCCGTCGGCCACCTCGGCGAGGTCACCCGCGCCCAGGTCCTCGGCCTCGAGGGCAACGACGAGATGACCACCTGCATCGGCAACTACGCCAGCCGCTGGACCTTCCCGCCCCCAGGCGGCCCGGTGACCTTCGAGGTCCCCCTGACCCTCTCCGCCACGCAGTAG
- a CDS encoding polysaccharide deacetylase family protein, with translation MRNLGRGVRRAGQVLLCAGALSGGAVLSHVTMEPVASARASAPAFPPAMAARDLEAPSIIERAVHAAVQPREIPRGSVVTEAPPIPHDPFAGHLRDGKVITGATPHRTMLFTFDDGPDQRNTPRLLDVLDEYGIKAVFFLTASRISGNTPWQQENQALAREIVARGHFVGNHTVDHAQLPLLDDAQVLAQVRGADEVFERVLGSRTWLMRPPGGARSARVDGLLAEHGYTQMEWNLGTGDFQVREPDAVFRTWRRVLERRERENGDGGGIILLHDTHEWSVEAVPLMVSWMRERNCALLERGEELYDIASDPAMFFAARGDASVSAEAPPAEIEADVLARRQRHLREETRQRCARLASR, from the coding sequence ATGCGAAACCTCGGACGTGGTGTGCGGCGAGCGGGTCAGGTGCTTCTCTGCGCGGGAGCGCTCTCGGGCGGGGCGGTGCTGTCGCACGTGACGATGGAGCCGGTGGCGTCCGCGCGCGCGTCGGCGCCGGCGTTCCCTCCCGCGATGGCGGCCCGCGACCTGGAGGCGCCGTCGATCATCGAGCGGGCCGTGCATGCGGCCGTGCAGCCGCGCGAGATCCCGCGGGGCTCCGTGGTGACCGAGGCGCCGCCGATCCCGCACGATCCCTTCGCGGGGCACCTCCGGGACGGCAAGGTGATCACCGGCGCGACGCCGCACCGCACGATGCTCTTCACCTTCGACGACGGGCCGGATCAGCGCAACACGCCGCGCCTGCTCGACGTGCTCGACGAGTACGGGATCAAGGCGGTCTTCTTCCTCACCGCGAGCCGCATCTCGGGCAACACGCCCTGGCAGCAGGAGAACCAGGCCCTGGCCCGCGAGATCGTCGCGCGCGGGCACTTCGTCGGGAACCACACCGTGGATCACGCGCAGCTGCCGCTCCTGGACGACGCGCAGGTGCTCGCCCAGGTGCGCGGCGCGGACGAGGTCTTCGAGCGCGTGCTCGGCAGCCGCACCTGGCTGATGCGCCCGCCGGGCGGCGCGCGCTCGGCGCGGGTGGACGGGCTGCTGGCCGAGCACGGCTACACCCAGATGGAGTGGAACCTCGGCACCGGCGACTTCCAGGTGCGCGAGCCCGACGCGGTGTTCCGGACCTGGCGCCGGGTGCTCGAGCGCCGCGAGCGCGAGAACGGCGACGGCGGCGGCATCATCCTGCTCCACGACACGCACGAGTGGAGCGTGGAGGCGGTGCCGCTGATGGTCAGCTGGATGCGGGAGCGCAATTGCGCCCTGCTCGAGCGCGGCGAGGAGCTCTACGACATCGCGAGCGACCCGGCGATGTTCTTCGCCGCGCGCGGAGACGCGTCGGTCAGCGCGGAGGCGCCGCCGGCCGAGATCGAGGCTGATGTCCTCGCTCGGAGACAGCGACACCTGCGCGAAGAGACCCGCCAGCGCTGCGCCCGCCTCGCCTCTCGCTGA
- a CDS encoding tetratricopeptide repeat protein produces MNPAAQPCPSCGFENPRAWRACSRCGHSLGLVKSMTGRTYLSGGDATFVDTAPPPFPPEPTTDETGEPDSQPPTPVEDIEPPLVGQSEVTGAIHSGLTSAFEHAKPTLVVLEGARGSGKTRLLFHASEVAARLKDDVQVLYGACRAQGGDGYYAPFGRMLLERFGVMPSSSPSAVRGQMATHVGQALQSSDAIAVAETTHLLGHIAGVPFPDSPFLRTGEEPDELRQRALAAFTRFMAGDAKRRPLLLLLDNMHAAEDDGWELVEAALAAEAPLAVVVAGDAPVAERAESLRPPGGVAIGPIAPLSEADVASLLQVLLPTLKEAQEPLVAALTHRSEGNPSALRELVFALVEAKLFQKSPEGLEADLSQLEAGTLPVTMEDAVRARLMRLDPLERATLDRAAVVGEVFQDRCLLAMMRSERRAPGDATDPATLWPDDDDEAALASALARLEEKGFIERVEASDVPGALELRFLHSDTRDLVYEEQDEALRVERHRTIAHWLSVVIELQRAGMAAVAAPHLEKAGMSGRAGRAYLEAAHAERDRIHTQTALRYAEKALELIDEGDVARRIDALHMHGSLLTITGRYDEARASFVEMLQVAWRIGAKNKGGAALNRLARIHRQRGEDAQAQLLLERGLSLFRAAADLRGVASCLDDLAQVARLHGDLERALNAATEALEIRRGHADVRGEAVSLMTLGGIEYARGEIGRAEELFESARDIRESIGDRAGVMQVYNALGVVAFDRGDLERAEACWRAAMQEARKMADRHTQTFLLNNLGELLTAGGRTDEAKDALEEARELAHQLKNRRAMAEVERNLGLCALKAGASDAEKILLRALALAEEYGSREAIGLAHRAIGQLRAQTLFDDKGDVSRRAEESYLASIDTFRDIGNEKEAARSLASLGYHLIERGDVESAKERLREARAIMRRIGLGQLAKVETTLEELGGRISTH; encoded by the coding sequence ATGAACCCCGCCGCTCAGCCTTGCCCTTCCTGCGGCTTCGAGAACCCGCGCGCCTGGCGCGCGTGCAGCCGCTGTGGCCACTCGCTCGGCCTCGTGAAGTCGATGACGGGGCGGACGTACCTGAGCGGGGGCGACGCGACCTTCGTCGACACCGCACCGCCCCCCTTCCCGCCCGAGCCCACCACCGACGAGACCGGGGAGCCGGACAGCCAGCCGCCCACCCCGGTGGAGGACATCGAGCCCCCGCTGGTCGGGCAGAGCGAGGTCACGGGCGCGATCCACTCGGGCCTGACGAGCGCGTTCGAGCACGCCAAGCCCACCCTCGTGGTGCTCGAGGGCGCGCGCGGGAGCGGCAAGACGCGCCTCCTGTTCCACGCGAGCGAGGTGGCGGCGCGCCTGAAGGACGACGTGCAGGTGCTCTACGGCGCGTGCCGCGCGCAGGGGGGCGACGGCTACTACGCGCCCTTCGGCCGCATGCTGCTCGAGCGCTTCGGGGTCATGCCCTCGTCGTCGCCGAGCGCGGTGCGCGGGCAGATGGCGACCCACGTGGGCCAGGCGCTGCAGTCCTCGGACGCGATCGCGGTGGCGGAGACGACGCACCTGCTCGGGCACATCGCGGGCGTGCCCTTCCCCGACAGCCCGTTCCTCCGCACGGGAGAGGAGCCCGACGAGCTCCGTCAGCGGGCTTTGGCCGCGTTCACCCGGTTCATGGCCGGCGACGCGAAGCGCCGACCGCTCCTGCTGCTGCTCGACAACATGCACGCGGCCGAGGACGACGGCTGGGAGCTGGTGGAGGCGGCCCTGGCCGCGGAGGCGCCGCTCGCGGTGGTGGTGGCGGGGGACGCCCCGGTCGCGGAGCGGGCCGAGTCCCTGCGCCCGCCGGGCGGGGTCGCGATCGGGCCCATCGCGCCGCTCAGCGAGGCCGACGTCGCCTCGCTCTTGCAGGTCCTCCTGCCCACGCTCAAGGAGGCGCAGGAGCCGCTCGTCGCGGCGCTGACCCACCGCTCGGAGGGCAACCCGAGCGCGCTCCGCGAGCTGGTCTTCGCGCTCGTCGAGGCGAAGCTCTTCCAGAAGAGCCCGGAGGGGCTCGAGGCGGATCTCTCGCAGCTCGAGGCCGGCACCCTGCCCGTCACGATGGAGGACGCGGTGCGGGCGCGGCTCATGCGCCTCGATCCCCTCGAGCGCGCCACCCTCGACCGCGCGGCGGTGGTGGGCGAGGTGTTCCAGGACCGCTGCCTGCTCGCGATGATGCGGAGCGAGCGCCGCGCGCCCGGCGACGCGACGGATCCGGCGACCCTCTGGCCCGACGACGACGACGAGGCCGCGCTCGCGTCCGCCCTCGCGCGCCTCGAGGAGAAGGGCTTCATCGAGCGGGTCGAAGCGAGCGACGTGCCGGGCGCGCTCGAGCTGCGCTTCTTGCACTCGGACACGCGCGACCTCGTCTACGAGGAGCAGGACGAGGCGCTGCGCGTGGAGCGGCACCGCACCATCGCGCACTGGCTGAGCGTGGTCATCGAGCTGCAGCGCGCGGGCATGGCCGCGGTGGCCGCGCCTCACCTGGAGAAGGCCGGCATGAGCGGCCGCGCGGGGCGCGCCTACCTCGAGGCGGCGCACGCCGAGCGCGACCGCATCCACACCCAGACCGCGCTCCGCTACGCGGAGAAGGCCCTCGAGCTCATCGACGAGGGCGACGTGGCGAGGCGCATCGACGCGCTCCACATGCACGGCTCGTTGCTGACCATCACGGGCCGCTACGACGAGGCGCGCGCGTCCTTCGTCGAGATGCTCCAGGTGGCGTGGCGCATCGGCGCGAAGAACAAGGGCGGCGCGGCCCTCAACCGCCTCGCGCGCATTCACCGCCAGCGGGGCGAGGACGCGCAGGCGCAGCTCCTGCTCGAGCGGGGGCTCTCGCTCTTCCGGGCCGCGGCGGATCTGCGCGGGGTCGCGAGCTGCCTCGACGATCTCGCCCAGGTCGCGCGCCTGCACGGCGACCTCGAGCGGGCCCTGAACGCGGCCACCGAGGCGCTCGAGATACGGCGCGGCCACGCCGACGTGCGCGGCGAGGCGGTCAGCCTGATGACCCTCGGCGGCATCGAGTACGCGCGGGGCGAGATCGGGCGCGCGGAGGAGCTGTTCGAGAGCGCGCGCGACATCCGCGAGTCCATCGGCGACCGCGCGGGCGTCATGCAGGTCTACAACGCGCTCGGCGTGGTGGCCTTCGACCGCGGCGACCTCGAGCGCGCCGAGGCTTGCTGGCGCGCGGCGATGCAGGAGGCCCGCAAGATGGCCGACCGCCACACCCAGACCTTCCTGCTCAACAACCTCGGCGAGCTGCTGACGGCGGGCGGGCGCACCGACGAGGCGAAGGACGCCCTCGAGGAGGCGCGCGAGCTGGCCCACCAGCTCAAGAACCGCCGCGCGATGGCGGAGGTGGAGCGCAACCTCGGGCTCTGCGCGCTCAAGGCCGGCGCGAGCGACGCGGAGAAGATCCTCCTGCGCGCGCTGGCGCTCGCGGAGGAGTACGGCTCGCGCGAGGCGATCGGCCTGGCGCACCGCGCGATCGGCCAGCTCCGCGCGCAGACCCTCTTCGACGACAAGGGCGACGTCAGCCGCCGGGCCGAGGAGAGCTACCTCGCGAGCATCGACACCTTCCGCGACATCGGCAACGAGAAGGAGGCGGCCCGCTCCCTCGCCTCGCTCGGCTACCACCTGATCGAGCGCGGAGACGTCGAGTCGGCCAAGGAGCGCCTGCGGGAGGCGCGCGCGATCATGCGCCGGATCGGGCTCGGGCAGCTCGCGAAGGTCGAGACCACCCTGGAGGAGCTCGGCGGGCGCATCTCGACGCACTGA
- a CDS encoding cytochrome c3 family protein, whose amino-acid sequence MSLSARWITGLLALAALGGLGWAGLGWAGRAVRADLETPRDLHGAPHATSLACARCHPGQHDSWHRTFHRTMTQEASEASVLGDFEGARFEYGGVEARMEREPGGGFAMRFLADGVELSRARIVRTVGSHRYQQYLAAEGDVLFRLPMAWHVEEGRWFHMNGAFLTPDPPAPPEGGHVAAEDYHRHVVRWNDNCVFCHNVAPNPGRRLEGDAARFETELEELGVACEACHGPADEHARVNANPVRRYALHLSDAPDPTIVNPRRLSPARSAEICGRCHGQRITDDVGRFLTRGDPFVPGDRLADYSRPLARGTALGGDEAAFEERFWPDGTARLTAYEYQGLLASPCDELTCTSCHGMHEGDPSGQLRPGLEGDAQCAQCHEADGHSAHEATLCVDCHMPRVVYGLIGAYRSHRIEIPDPGVTGRPDACSLCHAERDGAWVADGFGRLYGGERPSAQGGVPEGLLGGDPIERAMAAAALGRGEALRHRAWRAGLLLDTLAEDPYPAVRRMAWRSLRALYTDAPMDWMGFVPTAAEGPRRAWVERAEAALSVRRPPRSQTAPLRRRAAQQAIFIGE is encoded by the coding sequence ATGTCTCTCTCCGCGCGATGGATCACCGGGCTGCTCGCGCTCGCCGCGCTCGGTGGCCTCGGGTGGGCGGGCCTGGGGTGGGCGGGGCGCGCGGTGCGGGCCGACCTCGAGACGCCGCGCGATCTGCACGGCGCGCCGCACGCCACGAGCCTCGCCTGCGCGCGCTGTCACCCGGGGCAGCACGACAGCTGGCACCGCACCTTCCACCGCACGATGACCCAGGAGGCGAGCGAGGCGAGCGTGCTCGGCGACTTCGAGGGCGCGCGCTTCGAGTACGGCGGCGTCGAGGCGCGCATGGAGCGCGAGCCGGGCGGGGGCTTCGCGATGCGTTTCCTGGCCGACGGGGTGGAGCTGTCGCGCGCGCGGATCGTGCGCACCGTCGGCTCCCACCGCTACCAGCAGTACCTCGCGGCGGAGGGGGACGTGCTCTTCCGGCTGCCGATGGCCTGGCACGTCGAGGAGGGGCGCTGGTTCCACATGAACGGCGCCTTCCTCACCCCGGACCCTCCCGCGCCGCCCGAGGGCGGGCACGTCGCGGCGGAGGACTACCACCGGCACGTGGTGCGCTGGAACGACAACTGCGTGTTCTGCCACAACGTGGCGCCCAACCCGGGGCGCCGGCTCGAGGGGGACGCGGCCCGCTTCGAGACGGAGCTCGAGGAGCTCGGCGTGGCCTGCGAGGCGTGCCACGGGCCGGCCGACGAGCACGCGCGGGTCAACGCCAACCCCGTGCGGCGCTACGCGCTCCACCTCTCGGACGCCCCCGACCCGACCATCGTCAACCCGCGGCGGCTCTCCCCCGCGCGGAGCGCGGAGATCTGCGGGCGCTGTCACGGCCAGCGCATCACCGACGACGTCGGCCGGTTCCTCACCCGCGGCGACCCCTTCGTGCCGGGCGATCGGCTGGCCGACTACAGCCGCCCGCTCGCGCGCGGCACGGCCCTGGGAGGCGACGAGGCCGCGTTCGAGGAGCGCTTCTGGCCGGACGGAACCGCGCGGCTCACCGCCTACGAGTATCAAGGCTTGCTCGCTTCACCGTGCGACGAGCTCACGTGCACGAGCTGCCACGGGATGCACGAGGGCGACCCGAGCGGCCAGCTCCGGCCGGGGCTCGAGGGCGACGCGCAGTGCGCCCAGTGCCACGAGGCCGACGGCCACTCCGCGCACGAGGCCACCCTCTGCGTCGACTGCCACATGCCGCGCGTGGTCTACGGGCTGATCGGCGCCTACCGCAGCCACCGCATCGAGATCCCCGATCCCGGCGTGACGGGGCGCCCCGACGCGTGCTCGCTCTGCCACGCCGAGCGCGACGGCGCCTGGGTCGCCGACGGCTTCGGGCGCCTCTACGGAGGGGAGCGCCCGTCCGCGCAGGGCGGGGTCCCCGAGGGGCTGCTCGGCGGCGACCCGATCGAGCGGGCGATGGCCGCGGCCGCGCTCGGGCGGGGCGAGGCGCTGCGCCATCGCGCGTGGCGGGCCGGCCTCCTCCTCGACACCCTGGCCGAGGACCCCTACCCGGCCGTGCGCCGCATGGCGTGGCGGAGCCTGCGCGCCCTGTACACGGACGCGCCCATGGACTGGATGGGCTTCGTGCCCACCGCGGCCGAGGGCCCGCGCCGCGCCTGGGTCGAGCGCGCGGAGGCCGCCCTGAGCGTGCGCCGCCCTCCGCGGAGCCAGACCGCGCCGCTCCGGCGGCGCGCCGCCCAGCAGGCCATCTTCATCGGCGAATGA